A genomic window from Cupriavidus metallidurans CH34 includes:
- a CDS encoding BamA/TamA family outer membrane protein, with protein MRSHPQTICILVIGLWCATAISAEVNQPDDSEKQGWIDRLLNKLGASKEVDVSKGIDWGVLPGPFYNPEMGFGIGAAAIGLYKPKSAEAETQLSTLSIRGFGTVKGAYGVSVENNTFFADDSYRVTIEADLINMPTAYWGIGYSNAIDSANKEAYTRQTVALQPKILFRVAPNVYIGAGYSLQYDNATKLERGAESALATDPHGPRVLSSGISAHFSYDTRDFIPNPYRGESLLANATVYRRALGSDTDMENLEITANKYFRMRERDVLAFDLYGNFNFGDVPWDMMATLGNNKRMRGYFLGQFRDKVMAGVQAEYRWHIVGRQGMVFWVGTGAVAPNPGALTSAHWLPNAGVGYRFEFKPRVNVRFDAGVGRNTKGVYFQINEAF; from the coding sequence ATGCGCTCGCATCCACAGACCATCTGCATACTCGTGATCGGCCTGTGGTGCGCTACGGCCATCTCGGCCGAGGTCAATCAACCAGACGACAGTGAGAAGCAAGGGTGGATTGACAGGCTTCTCAACAAGCTCGGCGCGTCCAAGGAGGTGGACGTAAGCAAGGGCATCGACTGGGGCGTCCTGCCCGGGCCGTTCTATAACCCGGAGATGGGGTTCGGAATAGGGGCCGCAGCGATCGGACTCTACAAGCCCAAGAGTGCGGAGGCCGAGACACAGCTCTCCACGCTGTCGATCCGCGGCTTCGGCACGGTCAAGGGGGCTTACGGCGTATCGGTCGAAAACAATACCTTCTTTGCGGACGACAGTTACCGCGTCACGATTGAAGCGGACCTTATCAATATGCCGACGGCATATTGGGGTATCGGCTACAGCAACGCCATCGACAGCGCCAACAAGGAAGCTTATACGCGCCAAACCGTGGCGCTACAGCCGAAGATCCTGTTCCGGGTCGCGCCGAACGTCTATATAGGGGCTGGATATAGCCTGCAGTACGACAACGCCACCAAACTCGAACGTGGCGCGGAAAGCGCGCTGGCGACAGATCCACACGGTCCGCGCGTGTTGAGTTCCGGGATCAGCGCGCACTTCTCCTATGACACCCGCGACTTTATCCCGAATCCCTACCGTGGCGAGTCGCTGCTGGCCAATGCCACGGTGTATCGGCGTGCACTGGGCAGCGATACGGACATGGAGAATCTCGAGATCACCGCCAACAAGTATTTCCGGATGCGCGAGCGCGATGTGCTGGCGTTCGATCTCTACGGGAACTTCAATTTTGGGGATGTGCCGTGGGACATGATGGCGACGCTCGGTAACAACAAGCGCATGCGCGGCTACTTTCTTGGCCAATTTCGGGACAAGGTCATGGCAGGCGTTCAGGCGGAGTACAGATGGCACATCGTTGGGCGGCAGGGCATGGTGTTCTGGGTCGGTACAGGGGCCGTGGCTCCCAATCCGGGCGCGCTCACTTCCGCGCACTGGCTGCCGAATGCTGGTGTCGGATACCGTTTCGAATTCAAGCCGCGCGTGAACGTTCGCTTTGACGCAGGTGTTGGCCGCAACACGAAGGGCGTCTATTTTCAGATCAACGAAGCGTTTTGA
- the adhP gene encoding alcohol dehydrogenase AdhP produces MPAMMKAAVVRAFGAPLTIDEVPVPQPGPGQIQVKIEASGVCHTDLHAAQGDWPVKPSLPFIPGHEGVGFVSAVGANVKRVKEGDRVGVPWLYSACGYCEHCLQGWETLCEKQQNTGYSVNGGYGEFVVADPNYVGLLPKNVDFIEIAPILCAGVTVYKGLKVTDTRPGQWVVISGIGGLGHVAVQYARAMGLRVAAVDIDDAKLAFARKLGAEVAINARTTDPAAFLQKEIGGAHGVLVTAVSPQAFSQAIGMVRRGGTISLNGLPPGDFPTPIFDVVLKAITIRGSIVGTRSDLQEALEFAASGVVKATVSTEKLDSINSIFDRMKAGQIEGRIVLDFSR; encoded by the coding sequence ATGCCAGCCATGATGAAAGCCGCAGTCGTGCGCGCGTTCGGCGCACCTCTGACTATCGACGAGGTGCCCGTGCCGCAGCCTGGCCCTGGCCAGATCCAGGTCAAGATCGAAGCGTCCGGCGTTTGCCACACCGATCTGCATGCGGCGCAGGGCGACTGGCCGGTCAAGCCGTCGCTGCCATTCATTCCCGGCCATGAAGGCGTGGGATTCGTGTCGGCAGTTGGTGCCAATGTCAAACGCGTGAAGGAAGGGGATCGCGTCGGCGTGCCGTGGCTCTACAGCGCCTGCGGTTACTGCGAACACTGCCTCCAGGGCTGGGAAACGCTGTGTGAGAAGCAGCAGAACACCGGCTACTCCGTCAACGGTGGCTACGGCGAGTTCGTGGTGGCCGATCCGAACTATGTCGGTCTGCTGCCGAAGAATGTCGACTTCATCGAAATCGCGCCGATCCTGTGCGCTGGGGTGACGGTCTACAAGGGTCTCAAGGTCACCGACACACGGCCGGGGCAGTGGGTGGTGATCTCGGGAATCGGTGGTCTGGGCCACGTGGCCGTACAGTATGCGAGGGCAATGGGCCTGCGCGTGGCCGCCGTCGACATTGACGACGCGAAGCTCGCTTTCGCGCGCAAGCTCGGTGCCGAAGTTGCAATCAATGCTCGCACTACCGACCCTGCTGCTTTCTTGCAGAAGGAAATTGGCGGCGCGCACGGTGTATTGGTCACCGCAGTCTCGCCGCAGGCGTTCTCGCAGGCTATCGGCATGGTGCGACGCGGTGGCACGATCTCGCTGAACGGCCTGCCTCCGGGAGACTTCCCCACCCCGATCTTCGACGTGGTGCTGAAGGCCATCACTATCCGTGGCTCCATTGTCGGCACGCGTAGCGATCTGCAGGAAGCGCTCGAATTTGCCGCCAGCGGTGTGGTGAAAGCCACGGTATCCACGGAAAAACTGGACTCGATCAATAGTATCTTCGACCGCATGAAGGCCGGCCAGATCGAAGGCCGCATTGTGCTGGACTTCAGCCGCTGA
- a CDS encoding DASS family sodium-coupled anion symporter: protein MFAKIVATYRYFMSVVPFRLTPAIITTVVLVTLLLTPTPAGLKDNAWDLVAIFLTTIVAIILKVMPIGVMAMMAIVIVSLAQVTSNSSKGAIADALSSFDSPLIWLIVVAILISRGLKKTGLGSRIGLMFIALLGKRTVGIGYGLAICELVLAPFTPSNTARGGGIVHPIMRSIAGAFDSDPANGTQGKVGTYLALVNYHANPITSAMFVTATAPNPLVVDYVAKASGQSLHLSWTTWALCMLLPGLVCLLLMPLVIRVLCPPELKATPNAIEYAKGELARMGPLGGKERVMIGVFAMMLVLWANVPAMIWGPTFTLDPTVVAFLGLFALIITGTIDWDDVLSEKSAWDTLIWFGALVMLAEQLNKLGVIAWFSADMRDAIAASGMGWLSIAAILVLAFVFSHYLFASTTAHISAMMLAFLTVGAQLIPQPYIAPFMLMMTAGSAIMMTLTHYATGTSPIIFGSGYVTMGQWWRVGAVMCVFELVIFAVVGGIWWKILGFW, encoded by the coding sequence ATGTTCGCCAAGATCGTCGCGACATATCGCTACTTCATGTCCGTGGTGCCTTTTCGGCTGACGCCGGCCATCATCACCACGGTTGTGCTTGTCACGCTGCTGCTCACACCGACGCCGGCTGGTTTGAAGGACAACGCTTGGGATCTGGTCGCCATCTTTCTGACCACGATCGTCGCCATCATTCTCAAGGTGATGCCGATCGGTGTGATGGCGATGATGGCGATCGTGATCGTGTCACTGGCGCAAGTGACCTCGAACTCGTCCAAGGGCGCCATTGCCGATGCGCTGAGCAGTTTTGATAGTCCGCTGATCTGGCTGATCGTTGTGGCCATCCTGATTTCGCGCGGCCTGAAGAAGACGGGGTTGGGCAGTCGCATCGGCCTGATGTTCATCGCGCTTTTGGGCAAGCGGACGGTCGGCATTGGCTACGGGCTGGCGATCTGCGAGCTGGTACTGGCGCCATTCACGCCGAGCAACACCGCACGCGGCGGCGGCATTGTGCACCCGATCATGCGGTCGATTGCAGGCGCCTTCGATTCTGATCCGGCTAACGGGACGCAGGGAAAGGTTGGTACCTATCTGGCACTGGTCAACTACCACGCCAACCCGATCACTTCGGCCATGTTCGTGACCGCCACCGCGCCGAACCCCCTGGTCGTCGACTACGTGGCCAAGGCCAGTGGCCAGTCGCTTCACCTGAGCTGGACCACCTGGGCGCTGTGCATGCTGCTGCCCGGCCTCGTCTGCCTGCTTCTGATGCCGCTTGTTATTCGCGTGCTCTGTCCGCCCGAACTGAAGGCGACCCCCAATGCGATCGAATACGCCAAGGGTGAGCTTGCTCGCATGGGCCCCCTGGGTGGCAAAGAGCGCGTCATGATTGGTGTCTTCGCCATGATGCTGGTTCTGTGGGCCAACGTGCCGGCAATGATCTGGGGGCCGACGTTCACGCTCGACCCGACGGTGGTCGCCTTTCTCGGCCTGTTCGCGTTGATCATTACCGGCACGATCGACTGGGACGATGTGTTATCGGAGAAGAGCGCCTGGGACACCCTGATCTGGTTCGGCGCTCTGGTAATGCTCGCGGAACAGCTCAACAAGCTTGGCGTAATCGCATGGTTCTCGGCCGATATGCGCGATGCCATTGCCGCCAGTGGAATGGGTTGGCTCTCGATTGCCGCCATATTGGTGCTGGCGTTCGTGTTTTCCCATTACCTCTTCGCAAGTACCACTGCCCATATCAGCGCGATGATGCTGGCCTTTCTGACAGTGGGCGCGCAGTTGATTCCGCAGCCTTATATCGCACCTTTCATGCTGATGATGACCGCCGGCTCGGCGATCATGATGACGCTGACCCACTATGCCACCGGCACATCGCCGATCATATTTGGCAGCGGGTATGTGACGATGGGGCAATGGTGGCGGGTCGGCGCGGTGATGTGTGTCTTTGAACTTGTCATCTTCGCCGTAGTAGGAGGTATCTGGTGGAAGATTCTGGGGTTCTGGTAG
- a CDS encoding aspartate kinase, with amino-acid sequence MALIVHKYGGTSMGSTERIKNVAKRVAKWHRAGHRVVVVPSAMSGETNRLLGLAKEISAQPDPRELDMLASTGEQASVALLAIALHGEGIDAVSYTGWQVPVKTDSSYTKARIESIDDERILGDLDAGKVVVVTGFQGIDGDGNITTLGRGGSDTSAVAIAAAIEADECLIYTDVDGVYTTDPRVVEDARRLDQITFEEMLEMASLGSKVLQIRSVEFAGKYRVKTRVLSSLTDPLMPLEQEMHSGTLITFEEESEMEAAVISGIAFARDEAKITVLGVPDKPGIAYQILGPIADANIDVDMIIQNQSVDGKTDFTFTVPRGDYQRALTILNDNVKGHIGAESVSGDPKVSKVSVVGVGMRSHVGIASKMFRTLSEEGINIQMISTSEIKISVLIDEKYMELAVRALHKVFELDQA; translated from the coding sequence ATGGCTCTCATCGTTCACAAATACGGCGGCACTTCGATGGGTTCCACGGAACGCATCAAGAATGTCGCCAAGCGCGTGGCCAAGTGGCACCGCGCCGGTCACCGCGTTGTCGTGGTGCCTTCGGCCATGTCGGGCGAAACCAATCGCCTGCTGGGCCTTGCCAAGGAAATCTCCGCGCAGCCGGACCCGCGTGAACTCGATATGCTGGCGTCGACCGGCGAGCAGGCCAGCGTGGCCCTGCTGGCCATCGCGCTGCACGGCGAAGGCATCGACGCGGTCAGCTACACGGGCTGGCAGGTGCCGGTGAAGACGGACTCGTCCTATACCAAGGCCCGCATCGAATCGATCGATGACGAGCGCATCCTGGGTGACCTCGACGCCGGCAAGGTGGTCGTGGTCACGGGTTTCCAGGGCATCGACGGCGACGGCAACATCACGACACTGGGTCGCGGCGGTTCAGATACCTCGGCCGTGGCCATTGCCGCGGCGATTGAAGCCGACGAGTGCCTGATCTATACCGACGTGGATGGCGTGTACACGACCGATCCGCGCGTGGTCGAGGACGCCCGCCGCCTGGACCAAATCACCTTCGAGGAAATGCTGGAAATGGCCAGCCTGGGTTCGAAGGTTCTGCAGATCCGTTCGGTGGAGTTTGCCGGCAAATATCGCGTGAAGACGCGCGTGCTGTCGTCGCTGACCGACCCCCTGATGCCGCTCGAACAGGAAATGCATTCGGGCACGCTGATTACTTTTGAGGAAGAGTCTGAAATGGAAGCAGCCGTCATCTCCGGCATCGCCTTTGCCCGTGACGAAGCCAAGATCACTGTCCTTGGCGTGCCGGACAAGCCGGGCATCGCCTACCAGATCCTGGGCCCGATCGCCGACGCCAACATCGACGTCGACATGATCATCCAGAACCAGTCCGTGGACGGCAAGACCGACTTCACGTTCACCGTGCCGCGCGGTGACTACCAGCGTGCGCTGACGATCCTGAACGACAACGTGAAGGGCCATATTGGCGCCGAGAGCGTGTCGGGCGATCCGAAGGTGTCGAAGGTCTCGGTGGTGGGCGTGGGTATGCGCTCGCACGTGGGCATCGCCAGCAAGATGTTCCGCACGCTGTCGGAAGAGGGCATCAACATCCAGATGATCTCCACGTCGGAAATCAAGATCTCGGTGCTGATCGACGAGAAGTACATGGAGCTCGCCGTGCGCGCGCTGCACAAGGTGTTCGAACTGGATCAGGCGTGA
- a CDS encoding diguanylate cyclase, which translates to MKKSWLRRALPILALLVAIDILVNVWQSYYDFRAINALAARLLDVQSSLMAGRIADQFRDVTALTSGTERLLDTGTLTDATLVNLTEALDNPLRRALIGVFDPQGEHLLASSRPSFMNEVPPLDQILARVRANPSNAVILPVAWGERGAVVVAKGHQNRAIDLDAVVVIILTYERLVLDGVNLAPGTSVLLLDSEHRLVMRDPEHPTLAVGQVLREDRGRAGPTTATQYASSQIDGIERLVSTRSIATRLTPDHWTVAVGYSVSDFREGFWRSTYINAAGAAVMLLMLVSGILLILHERRLQDRVERFASMVSTVVKNMPTPVAVVDHDTEQILLTNEALLADFGAVAGAGQSFSRLFANAADWSQVCTTRMDEAIPMLTRDGTRYMLVHCAQLEFGGESVASKAVLVTLVDVNSQQQMLKELRTQADLDALTGLANRRYFENAAQKAVMHARKQGSALSILALDLDLFKRVNDTYGHAAGDRVLQVVARQFEGALRSTDLGARIGGEEFTAILFDTALGQAQVIAERIRAAIQNTPIILESGEAITQTVSIGIAAYREDESDLAAAQERADAALYSAKAAGRNRVHVYVPETSAPQDAG; encoded by the coding sequence ATGAAGAAGTCGTGGCTTCGGCGGGCGTTACCTATTCTGGCCCTGCTGGTGGCCATAGATATCCTGGTGAATGTATGGCAGTCCTACTATGACTTTCGTGCAATCAACGCCCTGGCCGCCCGGCTACTGGATGTGCAATCTTCCCTGATGGCCGGACGTATTGCAGATCAGTTTCGCGACGTAACTGCGTTAACGAGCGGAACGGAGCGTCTGCTCGATACGGGCACACTCACGGACGCCACACTTGTCAATCTCACCGAGGCTCTGGATAACCCATTGAGACGCGCGCTAATCGGGGTGTTCGATCCGCAGGGTGAGCATCTGCTTGCCAGTTCCCGTCCAAGCTTCATGAACGAAGTGCCGCCGCTTGACCAGATTTTGGCAAGAGTGCGAGCCAATCCGTCAAACGCCGTCATACTCCCCGTCGCGTGGGGCGAGCGTGGCGCGGTCGTGGTCGCCAAAGGGCATCAGAACCGGGCGATCGACCTTGATGCGGTGGTCGTCATCATCCTGACCTACGAACGCCTTGTGCTTGACGGCGTGAACCTGGCACCCGGCACCTCCGTTCTGCTATTGGATAGCGAACACCGCCTGGTGATGCGTGATCCGGAGCATCCGACACTAGCCGTTGGACAGGTCCTGCGTGAAGATCGCGGGCGGGCCGGACCAACAACCGCAACGCAATATGCTTCCTCGCAAATCGACGGTATCGAGCGTTTGGTGTCCACACGAAGCATTGCGACACGGCTGACCCCCGACCACTGGACGGTGGCGGTCGGATATTCGGTCAGCGATTTCCGGGAGGGCTTCTGGCGGAGCACCTACATCAATGCGGCCGGCGCCGCTGTCATGCTTCTCATGTTGGTGAGTGGCATTCTGCTGATCCTCCACGAGCGTCGTCTGCAGGATCGGGTCGAGAGATTCGCGAGCATGGTGTCAACCGTCGTCAAGAACATGCCGACGCCCGTTGCCGTAGTCGACCATGACACGGAACAGATCCTCCTGACTAACGAAGCCCTACTCGCTGACTTCGGCGCTGTGGCCGGAGCGGGGCAATCATTCTCCCGGCTCTTTGCGAACGCCGCAGACTGGTCGCAGGTATGTACGACCCGTATGGATGAAGCCATTCCCATGCTCACGCGCGACGGAACGCGATACATGCTGGTGCATTGTGCTCAGCTTGAGTTTGGAGGTGAATCAGTCGCGTCAAAAGCGGTGCTTGTCACACTGGTCGACGTCAACAGCCAGCAACAGATGCTCAAGGAGTTGCGAACCCAAGCCGACCTCGATGCACTGACCGGGCTCGCCAACCGCCGCTATTTCGAAAACGCAGCCCAGAAGGCAGTCATGCACGCGCGCAAGCAAGGCAGTGCCTTGTCGATACTCGCGCTCGATCTTGATCTATTCAAGCGGGTGAATGATACCTACGGCCATGCCGCTGGCGATCGCGTTTTACAGGTGGTGGCGCGGCAATTCGAGGGCGCATTGCGCAGCACTGACCTTGGCGCGCGAATTGGCGGAGAAGAGTTCACCGCAATCCTGTTCGATACAGCGCTGGGACAGGCGCAGGTGATCGCCGAGCGCATCCGCGCTGCCATCCAGAACACGCCGATCATTCTTGAGTCCGGAGAAGCAATCACGCAGACCGTGAGTATTGGCATCGCGGCGTACCGCGAGGACGAATCCGACCTCGCGGCAGCGCAGGAACGGGCGGACGCCGCCCTCTACAGTGCCAAGGCAGCGGGGCGAAACCGCGTTCATGTGTATGTGCCCGAGACGTCTGCGCCCCAGGATGCCGGCTAG
- the tilS gene encoding tRNA lysidine(34) synthetase TilS, with product MASSRKPAPRNDVSAGNSTQLIARLTDKVAQALQASATFVVSGDRRLETGSQRAADGQPVTVAVALSGGRDSVALLHATREALAATWPLARLVALHVHHGLQAQADDWDRFCTARCGDLQVPLSSARVTVQAATGEGIEAAARRARHEALGRMCREQGARLLLFAHHRDDQVETVLLRLFRGTGVAGMAGMPARRPLDERGDIQLVRPWLGVTRAEIDDYCAWQGLRWIDDPSNADTRFARNALRAQLPALLQAFPALYENVAQAATHFAQAAGMLDALAAQSLASLVCAGRDADTISELDLAGLRALPSEHADAVLRHWLRDLGTQSPSTARLAAMRAQLIQHQGGEPAIAHDGLVLRRFRDRLLACPAVSAGMPAPFAFEWRGESRIVVPAWRGELHFERDDTFGVPESVLRVPLRLAGRVGGERIVLRPGGPARALKQAYQEADIPAWRRAHLPLLWSADVLVLAAGLGMHRRWPNDAPHAPRWRVEWLARPDLRG from the coding sequence ATGGCAAGTTCAAGGAAACCGGCGCCCAGGAATGATGTGAGCGCAGGGAATTCGACGCAACTGATCGCGCGTCTGACCGACAAGGTCGCACAGGCTCTACAGGCCAGTGCGACCTTTGTTGTTTCTGGCGATAGGCGGTTGGAGACTGGTAGCCAACGGGCTGCCGACGGGCAGCCCGTGACCGTCGCGGTGGCGCTGTCAGGTGGCCGTGACTCCGTGGCGCTGCTCCATGCCACGCGGGAAGCCCTGGCCGCCACGTGGCCGCTTGCGCGTCTGGTGGCGCTGCACGTGCACCATGGCCTGCAGGCGCAGGCTGATGACTGGGACCGATTCTGCACCGCGCGGTGCGGCGATCTGCAGGTGCCCTTGAGCAGCGCGCGCGTGACGGTGCAGGCGGCGACGGGCGAGGGCATAGAGGCCGCGGCGCGGCGAGCTCGCCATGAGGCGCTGGGCAGGATGTGTCGCGAGCAGGGCGCACGGCTGCTGCTGTTCGCGCATCATCGTGACGATCAGGTGGAAACCGTGCTGCTGCGGCTGTTCCGTGGAACGGGTGTGGCCGGCATGGCTGGAATGCCCGCGCGACGCCCGCTCGATGAACGGGGCGACATTCAACTGGTGCGGCCATGGCTCGGTGTGACACGCGCCGAGATCGACGATTACTGCGCGTGGCAGGGGTTGCGCTGGATCGACGATCCCTCGAACGCGGACACGCGTTTCGCGCGCAATGCGCTGCGCGCGCAATTGCCTGCACTATTACAGGCGTTTCCGGCCCTCTATGAGAACGTGGCCCAGGCCGCCACGCATTTCGCACAGGCGGCCGGCATGCTCGATGCGCTGGCCGCGCAATCGCTGGCTTCGCTGGTCTGCGCCGGGCGCGATGCCGACACCATTTCAGAACTTGATCTCGCGGGCCTGCGCGCCTTGCCATCCGAGCACGCGGATGCCGTGCTGCGCCACTGGCTGCGCGATCTCGGCACCCAGTCGCCGTCGACGGCGCGCCTGGCCGCGATGCGGGCCCAACTCATCCAGCATCAAGGTGGCGAGCCGGCCATCGCGCACGATGGCCTGGTGTTGCGTCGTTTCCGTGACCGGCTGCTGGCCTGCCCAGCCGTGTCCGCTGGAATGCCGGCGCCGTTTGCATTCGAGTGGCGCGGCGAATCGCGCATCGTAGTGCCGGCATGGCGTGGCGAACTGCACTTCGAGCGTGATGACACCTTTGGTGTGCCCGAGTCTGTGCTGCGCGTGCCGTTGAGGCTGGCTGGCAGGGTAGGGGGCGAGCGCATCGTCCTGCGTCCGGGTGGCCCGGCGCGAGCGCTGAAACAGGCCTATCAGGAGGCGGATATTCCCGCATGGCGGCGAGCGCATCTGCCGCTGCTATGGAGTGCCGATGTGCTGGTCCTGGCGGCCGGTTTGGGCATGCATCGTCGCTGGCCCAACGATGCGCCACATGCCCCGCGGTGGCGCGTGGAGTGGCTCGCACGGCCCGATCTGCGCGGCTAA
- a CDS encoding EAL domain-containing protein, with protein sequence MIKRITVVSASVALGCLATVVPVLTSLYVAKKDVERRERAEIKDFANKAIMRAEVVTSQAFAALNDLDQQPGAPCSPPNLEHAARVIYNYRYVQDAGAYADGLYLCSPLLGDVRAKDLTLPPPDYQNNEGYSMWFRRKSPLSNERNDLQIGRNGRYVSIDRGSYVDLIDPAKRPIAAIQIPTGTLIAVSTGADPGDMLNAWKQSGNVKSDEWNYAVAQSSTRQIAVVVKSPRSSIAGNWPKLLAAWLSIGVTAGALLGWLAYKRISWQFSFPATLEWAISRRKIDVVYQPIIRIADNECVGVEALTRWTLHGQSISPEVFVRVAEENNLIQSLTDVVLEKTIAQLGKMLVANPTFYVSINVSSEDLRSVRFLNQLTSSLAGTGIAPRQIRIEATERSFMNTEETRGVIAAFRAAGHPIYIDDFGTGYSSLSYLQSFEIDVLKIDKSFVDTIEQDTASSVVAPHIIAMAHDMGLEIVAEGVESAVQIAWLLERGVHYAQGWYYAKAMTASTLAPWLSRVHAPRQAVSLATS encoded by the coding sequence ATGATCAAGCGCATCACAGTTGTTTCGGCTTCGGTTGCCCTTGGGTGTCTCGCGACGGTCGTCCCAGTCCTCACCAGCCTCTATGTCGCGAAAAAAGACGTCGAGCGACGAGAGCGTGCCGAGATTAAGGACTTCGCCAATAAGGCGATCATGCGCGCGGAAGTTGTCACGTCCCAGGCCTTTGCCGCGCTCAATGATCTTGACCAACAGCCGGGTGCGCCTTGCTCGCCCCCCAACCTCGAACATGCGGCACGCGTGATCTACAACTACCGGTACGTCCAGGATGCCGGTGCATACGCCGATGGGCTATACCTCTGCTCGCCACTGCTCGGCGACGTGCGCGCGAAGGATCTAACGTTGCCTCCCCCGGATTATCAGAACAATGAGGGGTACTCCATGTGGTTCAGGCGGAAGAGTCCGCTTAGCAACGAGCGCAATGACCTCCAGATCGGACGCAACGGCCGTTACGTCTCCATCGATCGCGGTTCTTACGTCGACCTGATCGACCCGGCCAAGCGTCCCATCGCGGCAATCCAAATCCCCACAGGAACGCTGATCGCCGTCTCAACCGGCGCCGACCCAGGCGACATGCTCAACGCCTGGAAGCAAAGTGGCAACGTGAAGAGTGACGAATGGAATTACGCCGTAGCCCAGTCTTCAACACGACAGATCGCCGTCGTTGTGAAATCCCCGCGCAGCAGTATCGCCGGCAACTGGCCGAAGTTGCTGGCTGCCTGGCTTTCCATTGGCGTCACTGCGGGTGCATTGCTTGGATGGCTTGCGTACAAACGCATCTCCTGGCAGTTCTCATTCCCGGCAACCCTTGAATGGGCCATTTCACGGCGCAAGATCGACGTTGTCTATCAGCCGATCATCCGCATCGCCGACAACGAATGCGTAGGCGTCGAGGCGCTCACGAGGTGGACCCTTCACGGTCAATCGATCTCACCCGAGGTATTTGTGCGAGTCGCCGAGGAAAATAACCTCATCCAGTCTTTGACAGACGTCGTCCTCGAGAAGACCATCGCGCAGCTTGGCAAGATGCTCGTCGCGAATCCCACGTTCTATGTCTCGATCAATGTGAGCAGCGAGGATCTGCGCAGCGTACGCTTCCTTAACCAACTCACGTCGTCGCTCGCTGGGACGGGCATCGCCCCCCGGCAGATCCGAATCGAAGCGACGGAGCGCAGTTTCATGAATACGGAAGAGACACGAGGTGTCATTGCCGCGTTCAGGGCAGCCGGCCACCCCATCTACATTGACGACTTTGGAACAGGCTACTCGAGTCTGTCTTATCTGCAATCCTTCGAGATTGACGTTCTGAAAATCGACAAGTCGTTCGTCGACACGATCGAGCAGGACACTGCCTCAAGTGTTGTCGCTCCCCACATTATCGCGATGGCTCATGACATGGGCTTGGAAATCGTCGCTGAAGGTGTGGAGTCGGCGGTTCAGATCGCATGGCTCCTCGAAAGAGGAGTGCATTATGCGCAGGGCTGGTATTACGCCAAGGCGATGACGGCGAGCACACTCGCACCATGGCTTAGCAGAGTTCATGCGCCACGCCAGGCAGTCAGCTTGGCGACAAGCTAG